TCTGTTCAACACCGGCAGTGGTTATAAATATTATTCTTTATGAAGTGAAGCAGTTGTAACATGCTACGAAAGTCTTTTTATTATTCTTATAGCGAGGCCATCATCTATTTCAGTATGCCTCGGGACAGGTTGGTTTTTCCTGATTGAGGTTTTTTATACCAAATCAGAATTGGCACCGTGGCGCATAAAAACACTACCATTTGACTTAATTGTTTTAATCAATTGTTTTCTTTTCAAATCGCTACTTCCAATAGCTGAAAAGGTTCGGCATCCGGCACCAAACCTTTTTGAATATCATGATAAATCTCTATTAGATTGTCTTTTAATTCATCGATTGTTTTTCCCTGGCTTTCATAATCGGGGTGTTGTTGGATATACCCGATAAACCATTCTTTTTCTTTTTTATAGACAATATTTAATTTCATGAAATTCTCCTTTTAATTTTTTAAGTCGAACGT
This window of the candidate division KSB1 bacterium genome carries:
- a CDS encoding type II toxin-antitoxin system HicB family antitoxin, whose amino-acid sequence is MKLNIVYKKEKEWFIGYIQQHPDYESQGKTIDELKDNLIEIYHDIQKGLVPDAEPFQLLEVAI